The Xylocopa sonorina isolate GNS202 chromosome 5, iyXylSono1_principal, whole genome shotgun sequence genome segment AAAAAAGTATACAAGACGAAGAAATTGTTGAACATGTTAAGGATGATTTAGTAGATGAAGAATCTGAACGGGAGGTATCGGAagcagaagaaaaagaaaaagatgtaGATAAAGATTCTAAGACTGAACCGAGCAGTCCAAATGTTCGCAAACGTAAGCCACGTAAAGCTGATTAGACATACTAATTTGTTGTATGTAAATATTTAACATTTGGAGAGAAGGAAAAAATGATAATTAACAATCTGTAATGTCAATTCATTTTGATAAATGAAGACAGTGATTATGATACATAAGTATTCTGATGTATAATACTTGACTAAAATTTGTAAGAATTCTTGCAGGAAAATGAAGATAATTTGAGACATTGTAAACAATTTACAGTTATTTAAAACATACGAGATACTTTTGAATGTGACTGCTATAAACTCCAATGttgcataaaaaaaagaaaatttttaattatataattactaACCTATTTAGcattatttttaaaattataaaatattataacaataaaaaaatagagtttggaatattttatttgtaaatttgcAATAACGTTGCTtccaaatataaaaaaattttcTTTGCTTGTGTTAGATGTAAAGATTTAAATCGTActcttattattttttttcaacATAGTATTTTTATCATAGAAAAGTTAAATGGTTGTTTTCAACTGCATTTCTTGATATATATGCTTTCTCTTGAAGGACTTCTATATAAATTTATAATTCAAATGTTTAATATCATAGTTAATTATAAGTAAGTAATATATTTTCTTGtacaaattttttatttatatctttTACATACTATATTGCAAAGCAAACAAGTAACTTTGTATTATTTATACACACACTTTTTTATATAGCGACATAAAGTATTTGTTTCCAGATTGTAAAAATGCttaaaaatttattatataAGTCAGTAGCTTTACAATTTTGTACACGATTGTAACTATACAATGTATTATTTGTTTTTGTAAAACTGAAAATTTTGTAAACAATAGTAAATGCATGCATGTGTGTGTAGAGGAAGAAACTTAATTAAGCTGACTTATTTTGTgaaattatgttaaaaaaatatttacagtataataataaatttttaatatatataaaattttatGTAACTATATCTAAATTATTAAATAGTAAAATTCATAGTCTTAATTAGTTATcgtattttttttaatatttttcaaataaagaaataaaaatatactaaTATAGCAATAAACATTGGAATTGTAAATAATTCTCAACAACTAGGAGTAGGCTATTAAATCAGATAttcttaataaaaaaatataagatTCTACATTTTCATTATATAtgattattttattatataatgtAATTAGGTAACAACTACTAAATGTCTTCCatgtaaattttaattaaacaaaCGTTCAAGACGTTTGTTGCTTTTCAGGTGTAATATCAGCTGTAACAATTTATCACACGAGTAGTGATTTACCCCGTATAAAAAAAAAGCGGTGGCATATACTTGATAGTTGAAATTTTATAAATGGCGCCACATTTGAGTACTAATTCATGTACACGTATGTACATACTTAGAAAAGATATATAAGAGTGATTTTACTACATATATCATAATTTTAaagatattatttatttattctaatttaagtgttaatagaataaaataaattagTTCTGTGCTGAATAAAATGTACCTAGAGATATATAACCTCCCTTAGCCATGCCAGCGGAAGTGACGTCAAATTAGTACGTATTTGgacatttaaaatatttatgaaataatgttcaaatacgtattacatattttaattcgtatgtagagaaattatatttttagcctctctttgtgaaataataataatttaagaaTTGGCTGTTGAAACATCTAATAAAAATACACTTATATATAACTGCGCATGCGTAGTACTACAAATGGAAATCGAAACTATGTACGCTTCTAAGTAAAGTACGGCAACGCGTGTTGAAGTTAACCTCGAAGTTTTGTGATTGACCACGTTTAGAACGGTACGTAAATTTAATTTGATAAAACTAATAAAAAGTACATATTTCTTTGTCTTTTATGTAATTTTAAGTAGAATAATTATTGAGTACCAAAGTATTGATCAGAAATGTTAAGTTACAAATAATTAAACTAAATAAGAAATGAAAATTGATTTCAAATCTCTATAATATTAACAACGGTTCTTGATGCATGttcaatttttttatatattcgtATATAAATATTTCTGTATATATTCAACAGATAAATTCTACTATtgcataataattaatttaatttaaatatgtataattttcatttcttttaatTACAAATGATAGAATTTAAAATTGAGTTATCGTTTTTTCACAGTTACTTtacaatttaattattttatttggtaAATATAAATTGATCTTTAAATCCTCCACTTTTTTTATTTACAGTAAATTGATATCTTTCGTATACAAAACAATTATGGTTAAAGCAGAGATGGTTAAAAATACAAAGAAACGCTCAGTAAGTGAGTCTGAGGTAGTTGGAAAGAAGGTGCAAATGCTTGGAAATGATAATAAAAgttacaaaaaaaagaaaacagaaaaTGGAGATGTACAAAATGGACAATCAACTAAACAAATTAAAAAAGATGTACCGAAGATAGGCAAGAATGAAAAAAATACAGAAAAGGATACAACATCTGCCCAAAATCCCAATAAGAACAAAATAAGTGAAAGTAGTccacaaaaaaataaaaaaacaccCATAAGTGATGAACAGAAATTAAAACTGTTGAAAAAGAGGCAAGAATTACGTGAAAAGCGTAAAGACATCAGACAGACAAAGTATCGTGGTTTACCAGTTGATTTAACCACCGAACAAATTAAAGAGAAAATTCAGTTGATAGAAAGTCGAGGAAAACTCACAAAAAGTTCAAAACGAAAATTAGCAGCACTGAAAAAAAAGTTAAGAATAGATGAAGGAACAGAGCAGCCAAAGGAAGTTATACAGAAGCAGACTTCAAAAGGAAAGAATGCAAAGTCAGTAGAAGTAGCAAAAAGCAAGCAAGTACAAAAGAATGAACAGAAAAAAAATTTGCAAGGAAAATTGGAAACTAAGTCAACTAAAGAGAATAAAAAGAAAGGTGCTAAACAAAACAACAATACATTActtttaaagaaaaagaatgagaaagaaga includes the following:
- the LOC143424056 gene encoding uncharacterized protein LOC143424056; amino-acid sequence: MSYFKFNFLFYITCYCLILSLVNANIQTSQKNSFVEQLTEENWDRILIGEWMVEFYAPWCPACKSLEPIWEHLASQKKSLNINVGKVDVTDSPGLSGRFMVIALPTIYHVKDGIFRQYKSPRDKDSLIEFVSDKIWEKVEPIPGWKSPTSIQMSIISQFFKMSQVLRGIHNRLMEDFGLPTWGSYLIFAIATIVIGAILGLFIVCLIDFIYPPKSMPVQAFTQGFMAGHMQEKSIQDEEIVEHVKDDLVDEESEREVSEAEEKEKDVDKDSKTEPSSPNVRKRKPRKAEKEKMIINNLCKDLNRTLIIFFQHSIFIIEKLNGCFQLHFLIYMLSLEGLLYKFIIQMFNIIVNYNKQIVKMLKNLLYKSVALQFCTRLGRNLIKLTYFVKLLKFIVLISYPINIGIVNNSQQLGVTTTKCLPCVISAVTIYHTSSDLPLLIHVHRYITSLSHASGSDVKLVQLAVETSNKNTLIYNCACVVLQMEIETMYASNLERKLISFVYKTIMVKAEMVKNTKKRSVSESEVVGKKVQMLGNDNKSYKKKKTENGDVQNGQSTKQIKKDVPKIGKNEKNTEKDTTSAQNPNKNKISESSPQKNKKTPISDEQKLKLLKKRQELREKRKDIRQTKYRGLPVDLTTEQIKEKIQLIESRGKLTKSSKRKLAALKKKLRIDEGTEQPKEVIQKQTSKGKNAKSVEVAKSKQVQKNEQKKNLQGKLETKSTKENKKKGAKQNNNTLLLKKKNEKEEEEDDDDNDDDDDDEIDDELSEDEDESDVEEEEEVEEDEEDDEEEEEEEEEEEEEEDEKDKDDEDEEDIEDEDNKQVKNKGNLKEKEKSKDMEGDGKKKRYILFVGNLPYTITSEELKKHFLTKVSQIVDIRIPKKDANTTRGFAYVELANNVDYEKGLSLNHTFVNGRRINVQYSGTDKKAGVAKNFKLNALQKSGKLAGGWNRNNQKSGGFKGRQNMRTTKT